In the Vespa crabro chromosome 10, iyVesCrab1.2, whole genome shotgun sequence genome, one interval contains:
- the LOC124427626 gene encoding putative leucine-rich repeat-containing protein DDB_G0290503, translating into MEQVDTTSDECINKIQDGDIIINEEIVNFVECPHIENVVKVSTNIENKIDKDLQSTCKTVLSDDISNVQTDTKNIFKNELQAVDKEQENLENGNEVSIKENYNDSFEVSQNTIITDACVKNTDHQCAEKSIQLVKEIDALSEKSVEIDNGSNLTSIMQCNSTKSSIISEEVLTDNNTKKNKNSTVCTILDITESESANIPCDELLDSLNQVSNDKEHSLHETVKQISKDDDNQNNSIVMDAELNKLVEENTEVVVVTVETIPVPSDSSKQNTMPIVLEERTDMINEKDLIATNKEDDKNDYKNNDLELINYHQEDNSSVIEVISTEIVQSKDAEICVSENKTESIIENELDTTLKDTINEKCHIRGNLRNDDNENENISQKNNGNTKKQNILLKIDIKKEIISETHANIDKVSKIKDVSIKDNDVNLPACTINAKSDIIIESDIASASKRSVIQDIFDDWGVENPEEENQSNPKVQDSVEIELKSLLDDPKNIESIDNTASLKEQKICSNDNKSIIDVSHNTVVSVDNIREQTLKDTIEEEEQTQKKEVTSQENPVTSIMQEKLTHSLSQNLGKSTRNVTQDSVLSHQTVQCNATTVKNRNRHLTSQIVSPAEVTEVLKERLREKQKIVEAPRGPDIFFVKKITQRLSSKLAGGSISSMPALIPLPHPVQPADNFNKKDTENNSVQSTKEGNSDNKELLAILEGDVDPDWSNLKPPTLIDEGKTSVNIEHNELSSPPKLDPSVERELALKQLLELPVTPLRKSTPKRKKPLKSGLSRISKNIDKNVENGNETKEIVNIDLIDEDIKSNTNDESSPEANVVRSATQEEQRHQDITGQDVRSDESRSGRKRKPTEKAREHEQSITKRQKVYKGKVSLTKKSEPKQNLIDVNSLNKDQLATDNVVLSGSTDNEGKETVTKEVTNKQFTNKIEKILRKAENSAVKRPKQSLTKKGPQPIAPRKMLKLMRQKMTSNKKSVNLKTKLNTASKKSKRVTKPQKRTVDSTSPGDSKPKKKIINEIDRLLQDEGVVNLLYDVEQPDKKRLVPITKSQAKVMDLQKVQRELKIRKKLVRNAVLRLRTTTPGITKVSPRSTRTTVHSNDSRNDQKTNEQSKTVKPTTGSSPTEFIYPAKIRNAADASIIIRRHSSSSFSSASGSPRVSIDGPDKQTSDSVRIDEGSHSLRSMKRRHSQEDRMHIKRNKKREQKYDTDNVIASNEDKTIAIMRPNKKSDMKRPDKSFKQMESLVSDESNNGIQSKVITRSNGAAAGKVTSKSRKTAKSKVTFAKGNDDEYEDLSKEEDELSACLAEAATALSIVSASNRSGNITMNRKNKVNPNIAKILELTGNKTKIESRCLFSNKEINVRKHGYLVQLILTPSSSTKIRNALTLQVMHELRETLSILKKDDDCRVVLLTSTGTSFCEGLELSTLLHPNKEERRLLAQEMADAVKDFIKSLATFNKPIVAGVQGAAIGLGVTMLPLFDLVIASDKATFNTPYGKLGQIAEGAAVFTLSHILGSAITSELLLGGRTLTASEALRAGLVTRVLWPDRFQVELLPSLKAMSEQSSQSMEATKALLRHSLRKKLDAALESETYLLIQHWCSTECQLAIKAYIDGKIE; encoded by the exons ATGGAACAAGTAGATACAACATCAGAtgaatgtattaataaaatccaAGATGGAGATATCATTATAAATGAGGAAATAGTTAACTTTGTGGAATGTCCACATATAGAGAACGTGGTGAAAGTATCAactaatattgaaaataaaattgataaagatCTTCAGAGTACTTGTAAAACAGTGTTATCTGATGATATTTCTAATGTGCAGACAGATaccaaaaatatattcaaaaatgaACTGCAAGCAGTAGATAAGGAACaggaaaatttagaaaatggTAATGAAGTatcaattaaagaaaattataatgattcgTTTGAAGTATCAcaaaatacgattattacggaTGCATGTGTGAAAAATACTGATCATCAATGTGCTGAAAAAAGTATTCAACTTGTTAAAGAAATTGATGCCTTATCCGAAAAATCGGTTGAAATAGATAATGGATCTAATCTTACATCAATTATGCAATGTAATAGTACAAAATCATCAATAATATCTGAGGAGGTACTAacagataataatacaaagaaaaacaagaatagtaCTGTTTGTACAATATTAGATATAACAGAATCAGAAAGTGCCAATATTCCATGCGATGAATTACTTGATTCATTAAATCAAGTCTCCAATGATAAAGAACATTCCTTACATGAAACTGTTAAACAAATAAGTAAGGATGATGATAATCAAAACAATTCAATAGTTATGGACGCAGAACTAAATAAATTAGTAGAAGAAAATACGGAAGTCGTTGTTGTGACGGTTGAAACCATACCTGTTCCTTCTGATTCTAGCAAGCAGAATACAATGCCAATTGTATTGGAAGAAAGAACTGACATGATAAATGAGAAAGATTTAATCGCaacaaataaagaagatgataaaaatgattataagaataatgatttgGAACTTATCAATTATCATCAAGAAGATAACAGCTCTGTAATAGAAGTGATTTCGACAGAAATTGTGCAATCAAAAGATGCGGAGATATGTGTATCAGAAAATAAGACTGAAAGCATAATCGAAAATGAATTGGATACAACATTAAAGGatacaataaatgaaaaatgtcaTATTAGAGGGAATTTAcgaaatgatgataatgagaatgaaaatatttcacaaaAAAATAACGGCAATACTAAAAAACAGAACATCTTattgaaaattgatataaagaaagaaataataagtgAAACCCATGCTAATATAGACaaagtatcaaaaataaaagatgtgtctattaaagataatgatgTTAATCTTCCTGCATGTACAATAAATGCGAAATcagatattataattgaatCAGATATAGCATCAGCATCTAAAAGAAGTGTTATTCAAGATATATTTGATGATTGGGGAGTAGAAAATCctgaagaagaaaatcaatcAAATCCTAAGGTACAAGATTCGGTAGAAATCGAATTGAAAAGCTTATTGGATGATcctaaaaatatagaaagcaTAGATAATACAGCATcattaaaagaacaaaaaatttgtTCCAATGACAATAAATCTATTATTGATGTATCACATAATACTGTAGTTTCTGTAGATAATATAAGAGAACAAACTTTAAAGGATacaatagaagaagaagaacaaacgcaaaagaaagaagtaacaTCTCAAGAAAATCCTGTAACATCTATAATGCAAGAAAAATTAACTCATTCATTATCACAAAATCTTGGAAAATCTACACGAAATGTTACTCAAGATTCAGTTTTGTCTCATCAGACAGTACAATGTAATGCTACAACAGTTAAAAATCGTAATCGTCATTTAACTAGTCAAATAGTCTCACCTGCAGAAGTAACAGAAGTATTAAAGGAAAGATtacgagaaaaacaaaaaatcgtcGAAGCACCACGTGGGCCAGATATATTctttgtgaaaaaaataacGCAAAGATTATCAAGCAAATTAGCTGGTGGTTCTATATCTTCAATGCCAGCACTTATACCATTACCACATCCTGTTCAACCTgcagataattttaataagaaagatacaGAAAATAATTCTGTGCAATCtacaaaagaaggaaattcAGATAATAAGGAATTATTAGCAATCTTAGAAGGTGATGTTGATCCAGATTGGTCCAATTTAAAACCACCAACACTTATAGATGAGGGAAAAACTTCAGTAAACATTGAACATAATGAACTTAGTTCACCTCCTAAACTTGATCCTTCGGTCGAACGTGAATTAGCATTAAAGCAACTTCTTGAATTACCTGTAACACCATTAAGGAAAAGCACTCCTAAACGAAAAAAACCGCTTAAATCAGGACTCAGCAGAATATCTAAAAACATTGATAAGAATGTTGAAAatggaaacgaaacaaaagagattgttaatatcgatttaatagATGAAGATATAAAATCTAATACAAATGATGAATCTTCTCCAGAGGCTAATGTTGTACGTTCAGCTACGCAAGAAGAACAAAGACATCAAGATATAACTGGACAAGATGTACGAAGTGATGAGTCAAGATCAGGTAGAAAGCGTAAGCCAACTGAAAAGGCAAGAGAACATGAACAGAGTATAACGAAACGTCAAAAAGTTTACAAAGGTAAAGTCTCCTTAACTAAGAAGTCTGAAccaaaacaaaatttaattgatgTTAATTCATTAAACAAAGATCAATTAGCTACAGATAATGTTGTGTTATCAGGTAGCACAGataatgaaggaaaagaaacagtaACAAAGGAAGtaacaaataaacaatttacgaataaaatagagaaaattttaCGGAAAGCTGAAAATTCAGCTGTTAAAAGACCAAAGCAAAGTCTTACCAAGAAGGGACCACAACCTATTGCACCAAGGAAAATGTTAAAACTCATGCGACAAAAAATGACATCAAACAAAAAATCTGTTAATTTAAAGACGAAATTGAATACAGCATCAAAGAAATCTAAGAGAGTTACAAAACCGCAGAAACGTACGGTAGATTCAACGAGTCCTGGAGATTCTAAacctaaaaagaaaattattaatgaaatagatAGATTACTTCAAGATGAGGGAgttgtaaatttattatacgacGTTGAACAGCCTGACAAAAAACGTTTAGTACCTATTACAAAATCACAGGCAAAAGTGATGGATTTACAGAAAGTACAACGTGAACTTAAAATCAGAAAAAAGTTGGTACGTAATGCCGTTCTAAGGTTGCGTACAACTACACCTGGTATAACGAAAGTATCACCTAGATCTACAAGAACTACTGTACATTCAAATGATTCACGAAATGATCAAAAAACGAATGAACAATCCAAAACTGTAAAGCCAACCACTGGATCTTCACCAACAGAATTTATATATCCTGCAAAAATTAGAAATGCTGCAGATGCATCCATTATAATCAGAAGGCATTCATCTAGTTCTTTTTCTAGTGCATCTGGTAGTCCTAGAGTTAGTATCGATGGCCCAGATAAACAGACTTCTGATAGTGTTCGAATAGATGAAGGTTCACATTCCCTCAGATCTATGAAGAGGAGACATTCGCAAGAAGATAGAatgcatataaaaagaaacaaaaaaagggaacaaaaATATGATACAGATAATGTAATTGCTTCAAACGAAGATAAAACAATAGCTATAATGCGTCCAAATAAAAAATCAGATATGAAAAGACCAGACAAAAGTTTTAAACAAATGGAATCCTTGGTTAGCGATGAAAGTAATAACGGCATTCAAAGTAAAGTTATTACAAGATCTAATGGTGCAGCTGCAGGAAAAGTAACGtcaaaaagtagaaaaactGCCAAGAGTAAAGTCACTTTTGCAAAAGGAAATGACGATGAATATGAAGATTTAtcaaaggaagaagatgaacTATCTGCCTGTCTTGCAGAGGCAGCTACTGCTTTATCAATAGTGAGTGCCTCTAACCGGTCAGGTAATATTACGATGAATCGTAAAAACAAAG tGAATCCAAATATTGCAAAAATATTGGAATTAACtggtaataaaacaaaaatagaaagtcGATGTCTATTCAGTAATAAGGAAATAAACGTGCGTAAGCATGGCTATCTTGTACAATTGATACTTACTCCTTCATCCTctacaaaaataagaaatgctCTTACACTTcag GTAATGCATGAACTTCGTGaaacattatcaatattaaagaaagatgATGACTGTAGAGTAGTACTCTTGACTTCAACTGGAACAAGTTTTTGTGAAGGGTTGGAACTTTCCACATTATTGCATCCAAACAAGGAAGAACGACGACTTCTTGCTCAAGAAATGGCAGATGCCGTCAa ggattttataaaaagtttaGCAACTTTTAATAAACCCATAGTAGCTGGCGTACAAGGTGCTGCAATTGGATTAGGTGTAACTATGTTACCATTATTTGACCTTGTAATAGCCAGTGATAAAGCAACATTTAATACTCCCTATGGTAAATTGGGACAAATTGCAGAAGGTGCAGCTGTTTTCACTTTGTCGCATATTTTAGGAAGTGCAAta acaaGTGAACTACTTTTGGGTGGAAGAACTTTGACAGCAAGTGAAGCATTAAGAGCTGGTCTAGTTACTAGAGTTTTATGGCCAGACCGTTTCCAAGTAGAATTATTACCTTCTTTGAAGGCTATGAGTGAACAATCGTCTCAG tcTATGGAAGCAACAAAAGCTTTACTACGTCATAGTCTACGAAAAAAATTGGATGCAGCATTGGAATCAGAAACATATTTATTGATTCAACATTGGTGTTCTACAGAATGTCAACTTGCTATAAAAGCTTACATCGATGGAaagatagaataa